In Fibrobacter sp. UWB10, a single window of DNA contains:
- a CDS encoding fibro-slime domain-containing protein: MKLSKILFAALAVLGVQNTFATCEGTLYFKIPENWLGHFYVLTTDTGVEVVSRYDAATGYFKADLSQSESSLKDSTFALVDRLYAPMRYVLQTEWDRSVPKGFVYLDGKMDIKCPGAGNSVFVLEDPTQPGKTLVSSTQPKIKYLYVLPPDDEDWWITPPMWSGDGKFASGRPLRPADDRCGWFYTAWVDGNAPSDFIIFKKDDSSLKEAIGAKGLGDSLVPIPLDVAFDAYEKDTLFFFADPKMNPAGGDVFAASDLDAQGTCRYFLPVTFYDTDAHLHGAFTCDDYPYVASNTCYSTTAKYNYPGEGAANTVPCIGLTPGIVADVLDSVTKKPTYDTASGCFVSTEAFDAMFKETSGVNVVHKGDSRGVYFYMTESGLWEFDSYKFMYPSQAFTPLDDLADSVEKETCTGTCATAATLRMGPGGVRYGMGSGTPEYDFISDTAKQMFGEVVDWSAIEPKTGVPYIDLYPAAAGEFADGEHPDVYDVLSWDDRVVNDVNQHFCLEAHSQFTYRPGAFLAVRADDDMWVYIDNKLAIDLGGLHLPAPRYLNLDEFEGVSGKLVAGKNYDFDMFLCDRRTPMSNLHVLTNMNLVASPKAGPSVKPAVRAAKIASDFTVRNSSRSTLTIVAAGASAKTYAIMDLQGRIVRQGAIAGTETVVQNLRSGSYVVRVGATVHRVNVR, translated from the coding sequence ATGAAATTGTCTAAAATTCTGTTTGCAGCGTTGGCTGTATTGGGTGTGCAAAATACCTTTGCGACATGCGAAGGTACGCTCTATTTCAAAATTCCTGAAAATTGGTTGGGACACTTCTATGTCTTGACGACTGACACGGGAGTCGAAGTTGTTTCTCGCTACGATGCCGCGACGGGCTATTTTAAAGCGGACTTGTCTCAATCGGAGAGTAGTTTAAAGGATTCGACTTTTGCCTTGGTGGATCGTCTGTATGCTCCGATGAGGTATGTCCTCCAGACGGAATGGGACCGCTCCGTGCCTAAGGGGTTCGTTTACCTTGACGGGAAAATGGATATCAAGTGCCCGGGGGCTGGCAACAGTGTGTTCGTTCTTGAAGATCCTACGCAGCCGGGCAAAACCTTGGTTTCTTCGACACAGCCGAAAATCAAGTATCTCTATGTGTTGCCGCCCGATGATGAGGATTGGTGGATTACTCCTCCCATGTGGTCGGGTGACGGAAAGTTTGCGAGTGGCAGGCCGCTCAGGCCCGCTGATGATAGGTGCGGCTGGTTCTATACGGCGTGGGTTGACGGAAATGCCCCGAGCGATTTCATCATCTTCAAGAAAGATGACAGTTCCCTAAAAGAAGCTATCGGTGCAAAAGGGTTGGGGGACTCTCTGGTTCCGATTCCGTTGGATGTGGCATTTGATGCCTACGAAAAAGACACGCTTTTCTTCTTTGCTGACCCTAAAATGAATCCGGCTGGTGGCGACGTTTTTGCAGCATCTGATTTAGATGCTCAAGGCACTTGCCGCTATTTCTTGCCGGTAACGTTCTACGATACGGATGCTCACTTGCATGGAGCCTTTACCTGCGATGATTACCCGTACGTAGCTTCTAATACGTGCTATTCTACGACCGCCAAGTACAACTATCCTGGCGAAGGTGCCGCGAATACGGTTCCTTGCATTGGATTGACTCCCGGAATCGTTGCTGATGTTCTTGACTCGGTGACGAAAAAGCCGACCTATGATACAGCAAGCGGCTGCTTCGTAAGTACAGAGGCGTTCGACGCGATGTTCAAGGAAACTTCGGGTGTGAATGTCGTTCATAAAGGTGATTCGCGTGGCGTGTATTTCTATATGACCGAAAGCGGATTGTGGGAATTTGACAGCTACAAATTCATGTATCCTTCGCAGGCATTCACTCCTTTGGACGACCTTGCCGATTCTGTCGAAAAAGAGACGTGTACGGGAACGTGTGCAACAGCTGCTACTTTGAGAATGGGGCCTGGCGGCGTCAGGTATGGCATGGGTAGCGGCACGCCTGAGTACGACTTCATTTCCGACACTGCGAAACAGATGTTTGGCGAGGTTGTTGATTGGTCTGCGATAGAGCCTAAGACGGGAGTTCCGTATATTGATTTGTATCCGGCTGCAGCGGGCGAGTTTGCTGATGGGGAACACCCCGATGTCTATGATGTTCTTTCGTGGGACGATCGCGTCGTAAACGATGTTAACCAGCATTTCTGCCTAGAGGCTCATTCGCAGTTTACTTATCGACCGGGGGCATTCCTTGCGGTTCGCGCGGATGATGACATGTGGGTGTATATCGACAACAAACTGGCAATTGATTTGGGCGGCCTCCACTTGCCTGCTCCTAGATACCTGAATCTGGACGAATTTGAAGGCGTTTCGGGAAAGCTTGTCGCAGGGAAGAACTACGATTTCGATATGTTCCTCTGCGACCGCCGTACGCCAATGAGTAACTTGCATGTCTTAACGAACATGAATCTGGTTGCATCGCCTAAGGCAGGTCCTTCCGTAAAACCTGCTGTGCGTGCTGCCAAAATCGCTTCGGACTTTACAGTCCGCAACAGCTCTCGCTCGACGCTTACCATCGTTGCTGCAGGCGCTTCTGCGAAAACGTATGCGATTATGGATTTGCAAGGCCGTATCGTGCGCCAAGGCGCTATTGCAGGAACCGAGACTGTCGTGCAGAACTTGCGTTCGGGTTCGTACGTTGTGAGAGTCGGGGCTACCGTTCACCGAGTGAATGTCCGGTAG
- a CDS encoding type 1 glutamine amidotransferase, translating to METYIFQHVEYEGPGAILPYLQAKGHNVHIVRLYAGDPIPHEDDVDFAILMGGPMSVLDETKYPHFVREKELCCDMVQLGKPLLGICLGAQMIASAFGAAIKKNPEKEIGWFPVTFTGDAVEEMNLPESLDVFHWHGETFDIPELPGIAEPFAFSEACQNQAFKIGSGIALQFHLEATPESMESMLKNGDDEIKAGIAAGFDYVQNPKDIRIAGKTAMGPANELLVKILDYLLEEK from the coding sequence ATGGAAACCTATATTTTTCAGCATGTTGAATACGAAGGTCCGGGAGCGATTCTCCCCTACCTGCAGGCCAAGGGGCACAACGTTCATATCGTGCGCCTTTACGCCGGCGACCCCATTCCTCATGAAGACGACGTGGACTTCGCCATCTTGATGGGTGGGCCCATGAGCGTTCTGGACGAAACAAAGTACCCTCATTTTGTTCGCGAAAAAGAACTTTGCTGCGACATGGTGCAGCTGGGCAAGCCCCTTCTGGGAATCTGCCTCGGTGCCCAGATGATCGCAAGCGCCTTTGGCGCGGCCATCAAGAAAAATCCCGAAAAGGAAATCGGCTGGTTCCCCGTCACCTTCACCGGCGATGCAGTCGAAGAAATGAATTTGCCCGAAAGCCTGGACGTTTTCCATTGGCATGGCGAAACCTTTGACATTCCAGAACTACCGGGCATTGCAGAACCATTCGCCTTTAGTGAAGCCTGCCAGAATCAGGCATTCAAAATCGGCAGCGGAATCGCATTGCAGTTCCATCTAGAAGCCACGCCCGAATCCATGGAAAGCATGTTAAAGAACGGCGACGACGAAATCAAGGCAGGCATTGCCGCAGGTTTTGACTACGTTCAAAACCCGAAGGACATCCGCATTGCCGGTAAGACCGCCATGGGCCCCGCCAACGAATTGCTGGTAAAAATCTTGGATTACCTGTTGGAAGAAAAATAA